From Halotia branconii CENA392, the proteins below share one genomic window:
- a CDS encoding zinc-dependent alcohol dehydrogenase family protein, which yields MRAMILSAPRQPLRLVDLPMPKPNSEQVLIRVHACAICRTDLHIVDGELTHPKLPLVLGHQIVGTIEAKGEGVDKFNIGQRVGVPWLGHTCNHCRYCLSNRENLCDYAEFTGYNLDGGYAEYTVADHHFCFPLDPSYPDLQAAPLLCGGLIGYRAYSMTGDAQKLGFYGFGSSAHILIQLARHQQRQVFAFTRPGDEQGQEFARQLGAVWAGGSDVLPPEPLDAAIIFAPIGKLVPTALRAVVKGGVVVCAGIHMSDIPAFPYEILWEERVLRSVANLTRQDGEEFLTLAPQIPIHTEVNAFALTQANEALDALRSGKIEGSAVLVVD from the coding sequence ATGCGTGCAATGATTTTGTCAGCACCACGTCAACCTCTACGCTTGGTTGATTTGCCGATGCCAAAACCTAACTCTGAGCAAGTATTGATTCGCGTTCATGCTTGCGCTATTTGCCGCACAGATTTACATATAGTTGATGGAGAATTGACACATCCAAAACTGCCTCTAGTACTTGGGCATCAAATTGTAGGTACGATAGAAGCCAAAGGTGAAGGCGTTGATAAGTTTAATATAGGACAACGAGTGGGTGTACCTTGGCTAGGTCATACTTGCAATCACTGCCGCTATTGTCTCTCTAATCGGGAAAATCTTTGTGATTACGCTGAGTTTACAGGTTATAACCTGGATGGTGGCTATGCTGAGTACACCGTTGCTGACCATCACTTTTGCTTTCCCTTAGACCCTAGTTATCCTGATTTACAAGCTGCACCCCTATTGTGTGGTGGTTTAATTGGCTATCGCGCTTACAGTATGACTGGTGATGCCCAGAAACTGGGCTTTTATGGTTTTGGTTCATCAGCTCATATACTGATTCAATTAGCTCGCCATCAACAACGTCAGGTTTTTGCTTTTACTCGTCCTGGTGATGAGCAAGGACAAGAATTTGCCCGTCAATTAGGTGCAGTTTGGGCTGGTGGCTCAGATGTATTACCTCCAGAACCTTTAGATGCAGCAATTATTTTTGCTCCTATAGGAAAACTAGTACCAACTGCTTTACGTGCAGTTGTCAAAGGTGGTGTGGTAGTTTGTGCAGGTATTCACATGAGCGATATTCCTGCTTTTCCTTACGAAATTCTTTGGGAAGAACGAGTATTGCGTTCTGTTGCTAATTTAACTCGTCAAGATGGAGAAGAGTTTCTAACTTTAGCTCCCCAAATTCCCATTCATACAGAAGTGAATGCTTTTGCTTTAACTCAAGCAAATGAAGCTTTAGATGCGTTGCGTAGTGGCAAAATTGAAGGCTCAGCCGTATTGGTTGTAGATTAA
- the tsaB gene encoding tRNA (adenosine(37)-N6)-threonylcarbamoyltransferase complex dimerization subunit type 1 TsaB, translated as MTTELKHPTTKKYALSLHTTTPELGLTISNFASETRTDVWNLGREVSSYIHQYLIEFLKPQTWADLAFIAVAKGPGGFTGTRIGVVVARTLGQQLDIPVFAISTLAAVAWSKYISEIPSTIVVNQPNKNQAIAVEMPAQRGKVFAAIYQPTPDTCGLTALLPDTVFTPEAWQETLANWNTDYQLIEAKSGLAATVTSVLELAYLEWQQGKCPEWSEALPYYGQHPVEI; from the coding sequence TTGACGACTGAACTAAAACATCCCACAACTAAAAAATACGCTTTATCGCTACACACAACTACTCCCGAATTGGGTTTAACAATTAGTAATTTTGCTAGTGAAACTCGCACTGATGTTTGGAACTTGGGGCGTGAAGTATCTAGCTATATACATCAATATTTGATTGAATTTCTCAAACCCCAAACTTGGGCAGACTTGGCATTTATTGCAGTTGCCAAAGGACCTGGGGGATTTACAGGAACTCGCATTGGTGTTGTCGTCGCCCGCACCTTAGGACAACAATTAGATATTCCTGTGTTTGCTATTTCTACTTTAGCCGCAGTAGCTTGGTCAAAATATATTTCGGAGATTCCTTCAACTATTGTTGTTAATCAGCCTAACAAAAATCAAGCGATCGCTGTGGAAATGCCTGCACAACGAGGTAAAGTTTTTGCTGCTATTTATCAGCCTACGCCAGATACTTGTGGACTCACAGCCTTATTGCCAGATACAGTGTTTACACCAGAAGCATGGCAGGAAACTTTAGCTAACTGGAATACCGATTATCAACTCATTGAGGCTAAATCTGGGTTAGCAGCAACAGTGACAAGCGTTTTAGAATTGGCTTATTTAGAATGGCAACAAGGCAAGTGTCCTGAGTGGTCAGAAGCTTTGCCGTATTATGGGCAACATCCAGTAGAAATTTAG
- a CDS encoding CCA tRNA nucleotidyltransferase codes for MHIPVPSTLAPENWPFSLEYLPQPAYMVGGAVRDAILGRSREYLDLDFVIPSDAVKVARAIARRYQAGFVLLDAERKIARVVFPNATADFAQQEGDSLTTDLHRRDFTINAIAYNPYTQEIIDPLQGYADLEQRQLRMVSPINLANDPLRLMRAYRQAAQLGFTIEPTTQTTIRTLASHITEVAAERVRVEIGYLLASPQGTPWIASAVKDGVITHFFRNATPESCQKLAAVDKAAALLTKNWSQLGIELQQYVRDTVKTTWLGIAKLACLVHPNPEVAEIELQELTYSRAEIRAVTTALKLFPRLNLTNMSLREQYFLFQEAGIVFVATVVLALSNNTPVEVMSGNKSLSAYAPLISRYLNPDDLVAHATPLVSGKELIITLNIPASPVVGELLTEIAIARAEGKISTPAEAIAFVRKLV; via the coding sequence ATGCATATTCCAGTTCCATCTACCCTCGCTCCCGAAAATTGGCCTTTTAGTCTGGAATATTTACCACAACCAGCTTACATGGTAGGTGGTGCTGTTCGGGATGCCATTTTGGGAAGAAGTCGCGAATACTTGGATCTAGATTTTGTGATCCCATCCGATGCTGTTAAGGTAGCAAGAGCGATCGCTCGTCGTTATCAAGCTGGGTTTGTATTACTTGATGCTGAACGAAAAATTGCTCGTGTAGTATTTCCTAATGCTACAGCCGATTTTGCCCAACAAGAAGGCGATAGTTTAACAACTGACTTGCATAGAAGAGATTTTACAATCAATGCGATCGCCTACAATCCCTACACCCAAGAAATTATTGATCCTCTCCAAGGCTATGCAGACTTAGAACAGCGTCAATTGCGAATGGTATCACCAATAAATCTAGCAAATGATCCTTTGCGGTTGATGCGAGCCTATCGCCAAGCTGCTCAACTAGGTTTTACCATTGAACCGACTACCCAAACCACCATTCGCACTTTGGCATCACATATAACTGAAGTTGCAGCAGAACGAGTGCGGGTAGAAATTGGCTATTTATTAGCCAGTCCTCAAGGCACTCCTTGGATAGCCAGTGCTGTAAAAGATGGTGTAATTACGCATTTTTTCCGAAATGCTACACCTGAAAGTTGCCAAAAATTGGCTGCGGTTGACAAAGCAGCAGCCCTACTAACAAAAAACTGGTCTCAACTAGGAATAGAACTGCAACAGTATGTGCGTGATACAGTCAAAACTACTTGGTTGGGTATTGCCAAACTTGCTTGTCTTGTGCATCCAAATCCAGAAGTTGCGGAAATAGAATTACAGGAACTTACCTATAGTCGTGCAGAAATTCGGGCTGTTACAACTGCCCTAAAGCTGTTCCCACGGTTAAACTTAACCAATATGTCTTTACGAGAACAGTATTTTTTGTTCCAGGAAGCGGGGATTGTATTTGTGGCTACAGTAGTTTTAGCCTTAAGTAACAATACTCCGGTAGAGGTGATGTCTGGGAATAAATCGCTTAGCGCTTACGCACCATTAATCAGCCGCTACCTCAACCCTGATGATCTGGTCGCTCATGCCACTCCATTAGTGAGTGGTAAAGAACTAATAATAACATTAAATATTCCAGCTTCGCCAGTGGTGGGCGAACTCCTAACAGAAATTGCCATAGCACGAGCTGAGGGGAAAATTTCAACACCAGCAGAAGCGATCGCTTTTGTACGTAAGTTAGTTTAG
- a CDS encoding Ycf34 family protein, producing MCICVNCHYVDRCVTYNAVETQHQQPHLTENPTFDPNEPSINVNIRTKDDVIEMEWDVVGCLSFKQEMGKWSKLRPGELVPT from the coding sequence ATGTGTATTTGCGTGAACTGCCACTATGTAGATCGCTGTGTAACCTATAATGCCGTAGAAACGCAGCACCAACAGCCCCACTTGACTGAAAACCCCACTTTTGACCCCAATGAACCCTCTATTAATGTCAACATCCGTACTAAAGACGATGTCATTGAGATGGAATGGGATGTTGTTGGTTGTTTAAGCTTTAAACAAGAAATGGGTAAGTGGTCGAAATTACGTCCGGGTGAATTAGTCCCTACTTAA
- a CDS encoding Uma2 family endonuclease, which translates to MLQVPNKILTLEEFIILPETQPSLEYIDGQIIQKPMPQGKHSTIQGELCPTINSVIKLQKMGWAFPELRCTFGGRSIVPDVAVFSWARLPIDENGDIANTFAAAPDWIIEILSPEQSHTKVTKKILHALNHGTQMGWLIDPDERFIAAYPAKRQPLGFEEVEAVLPVPEFCQGLQLTVGDIFGWLKVIP; encoded by the coding sequence ATGTTACAAGTCCCAAATAAAATATTGACCCTAGAAGAGTTTATTATACTACCAGAAACTCAACCAAGTTTAGAGTACATAGACGGTCAAATCATTCAAAAACCGATGCCTCAAGGGAAGCATAGCACTATTCAAGGAGAACTCTGTCCTACAATCAATTCTGTGATCAAATTACAAAAAATGGGTTGGGCTTTTCCAGAATTACGTTGCACTTTTGGAGGACGTTCTATAGTTCCCGATGTCGCTGTATTCTCTTGGGCAAGACTTCCCATAGACGAAAATGGTGATATTGCGAATACATTTGCCGCAGCACCTGACTGGATAATCGAAATTCTTTCCCCAGAGCAAAGCCATACAAAAGTTACAAAAAAAATCTTACATGCTCTCAATCACGGTACTCAAATGGGTTGGTTAATTGACCCTGATGAGCGATTTATTGCTGCTTATCCTGCAAAACGACAGCCTTTGGGTTTTGAGGAAGTTGAGGCTGTTTTACCAGTGCCAGAATTTTGTCAGGGGTTACAGTTGACAGTCGGTGATATTTTTGGCTGGTTAAAGGTAATTCCGTAA
- a CDS encoding mobilization protein, with the protein MPTIHLVDGEKGGVGKSLLTRTMIQYCLDKKIPFVPVETDRSNPDVAGVYKGICQYAVFTEDERQADKADRIFEMAMSKPAIVNLAAQSHRAVKNWIEKNHLIDLGSSEGVSFCKWFVSTGGYDSLNLFVQSVNSYGIKIPHVLVRNLGLCDDWEHVDSDATIQNLVSKYKIQVVDFPKLAYKERNIIDQHRLTFAEAREYKEFGVLGKQRVVNFLKLAYAAFETVGIWYEEVK; encoded by the coding sequence ATGCCGACGATTCATTTAGTGGATGGGGAAAAAGGTGGGGTAGGGAAGTCTCTACTCACTAGGACGATGATTCAGTATTGTCTGGATAAAAAAATACCGTTTGTACCAGTGGAAACTGATAGGTCTAATCCTGATGTAGCTGGTGTATATAAAGGAATATGTCAGTATGCTGTGTTTACTGAAGATGAACGGCAAGCTGATAAAGCAGATAGAATCTTTGAAATGGCGATGTCTAAACCTGCAATTGTCAATTTAGCTGCTCAATCCCATAGAGCTGTAAAAAATTGGATTGAGAAAAATCACTTAATTGACCTGGGAAGTTCTGAAGGAGTCAGCTTTTGCAAGTGGTTTGTATCTACAGGAGGATATGACAGCCTGAACCTATTTGTGCAGTCTGTAAACAGCTATGGTATCAAAATCCCTCATGTTTTGGTCAGGAATTTAGGGCTATGCGACGATTGGGAGCATGTTGATTCTGATGCTACCATTCAAAATTTAGTCAGCAAATATAAAATTCAGGTTGTAGATTTTCCGAAGCTGGCATACAAAGAAAGAAACATTATTGACCAACATCGTCTAACTTTTGCTGAAGCACGAGAGTATAAAGAGTTTGGGGTTCTTGGTAAACAACGAGTTGTAAATTTTCTTAAACTTGCTTATGCTGCTTTTGAGACAGTAGGTATTTGGTATGAAGAGGTTAAATAA